In the genome of Microbacterium paraoxydans, the window GACGTCGAATGACGCGCGTCCTGGTGGTCGACAACCACGACAGCTTCGTGCACACCCTCGTGGGATATCTCCGCGAGCTCGGTGCGGACACCACGCTCGTGGAGTCCGACGCGACCGACGCGGCCGAGCTCGAGGAGCTTCTCGGCGCGCATGACGCGCTCCTGCTCTCCCCCGGTCCCGGGGCTCCTGCCGATGCCGGCGTCTCGATCGACGCTGCTCGCATCGCGGTGCGGCGGGGGATCCCCACGCTCGGAGTGTGTCTCGGGCATCAGGTCATCGCGGCCGCTTTCGGCACGGCCGTCCGGTCTGCTCCCGAGGTCATGCACGGCATGGTCTCGGCGGTCCGCCACGACGGCTCCGCCCTGTTCGCGGGGATCCCCTCACCTTTCGACGTCGGGCGTTATCACTCGCTCGCGCTGTCCGCGGCAGACCTCCCCGATGACCTCGCGGCCACCGCCACCGCCCCCGACGGCACCGTGATGGCGCTGGCGCACCGGACGTTGCCGCTGCACGGGGTGCAGTTCCATCCGGAGAGCGTCCTCACCCGAGGGGGTTACCGGCTCCTCGCCAACTGGCTCCGCCTCTGCGGCGACGAGGAGGCCGTCGCCCGCTCCGCCCTCCTCGATCCGCTGACGCGCTGAGCCGCGGCGCGTCCCGCGTCAGGACCCGGTGCAGTAGCGGAGTTCGACCGACGACCCGACGGGGACATCGCCCGGAGCGATGGACATCGAGTGCACCGTCGCCGGATCCGTCGCCGGGCACTCCGGCGCCTCGGTCGGCACCGGCGTGAGGCCCAGGTCGTCGAGCGCCTGCGTCGCCGAGTCCATGGACCAGCCGACGACGTTGTTCAGCGTCACCTTCCCGCTGGCGACCTCGAGGTTCACGACGGTGCCCGGAGCCACCTCGGCCTCCGCCTGCTCGCTCGCCGTCATCACCGTGTTGGCGGCGAGACCCTTGTCATTGCGCTGCGTCACCGTGCCGAGTTCGAGGCCGGCGGCCTTCAGCGCTTTCGTCGCGGCATCGAGGGACATCCCCTCGAGCTTCGGCACGACCACCGTCTCCTCGCCGGACGACACGTAGAGGGTGACCGTCGAGCCCTTCTCCACGGACACGCCGCCCTCGGGATCGGTGCGGATGACGTTGCCCTCGGCGATCGACGGGCTCGATTCGATGACGATCTTCGAGGAGAGGTCCAGTTCCGCGAGGTCGTCCTGCGCGCGCTCGGAGGCGACGTTCGTCAGATCAGGGACGAGCCTCGAGGTGCTCGGCACGTCGGCGGGGCGCATGCTGATGGTCCAGACCCAGAACAGCACGGACGCCAGGAGCACCGCCAGCAGCGCGACTCCCGCCCAGATCCACGCGACGGGCGGTCCCGACTGTGTGCGGGCCATCGTGGTGTCGGTGCTGAGCTGACGCAGCGACCGCGCCGTCTCCTGCGCCTGGCGCGGACTCGGGCCGTAGAGCTCGCTCGTCAGGGCGCCGATCTGCTTGCGCGTGGGGGCGGCGCCGGTCACCGCGGCGTCCAGAGCGGCGCGGAAGTGGGCGGCGTCCGGATACCGCTGATACGGGTCCTTCGCGAGGGCGCGCAGCACGATCGGGTCCAGGGCTGCGGGCGACTCCTCGTTGACCTCGGAGGGCGGGACCGGTGTCTCGCTGACGTGCTGGTAGGCGACGGCGACCGGCGACTCGCCGCGGAACGGCTGCCGTCCGGTCAGCAGCTCGTAGAGCACCACGCCTGTGGAGTAGAGGTCGGCACGAGCATCGACCGGCTCGCCCTTGGCCTGCTCGGGCGAGAAGTAGGCGGCGGTGCCGATGATCTGGGTGGTCTCGGCCACGGTCGAGGAGGAGTCGGACACCGCGCGGGCGATGCCGAAGTCCATCACCTTCACCTGGCCCTTGTCGGTGACCATGACGTTGCCCGGTTTGATGTCGCGGTGAACGACGCCGGCGCGGTGCGAGTAGTCCAGCGCCTCGAGGATCCCGTCGACGTAGCGCACCGCATCCTCGACGGGTACGGGGCCATCGGCGATGATCTTCTTGAGCAGGGTGCCCTTGACCAGCTCCATCACGATGTACGGCGGCTCGGCCGAGGAGCTGTCGACCGTTGAGGGGTCGCCGGCGTCATACACCCGCACGATCGACGGGTGCGACATGCGTGACGCCGACTGCGCCTCCAGACGGAACCGCGTACGGAAACTGGTGTCGCGGGCGAGCTCAGGGTCGAGGATCTTGATCGCGATCTCGCGGCCGAGCGTCAAATCGTACCCGCGGTACACCTTCGCCATCCCGCCGTGCCCGATGAGCTCGTCGACGCGGTACCGGCCCGCGATGACTTGTGGCTCTGTGGACACGGATGACCCCCTGGAAACGACTGCGGCTGGACTGGATACCCAGGCTACCCTTAGGCGCCGTCCTCGCTGTCACCCTCGCCGTCCTCCGGGGCCACGATCGTGACGGACAGCGGCGGGGAGGCGTTCGACGTGCGCTGGTCGCCCCCGGAGCACAGGCCCTGATACGTCGCGATGAGCTGCTTCCCCACGGCGTCCCCGACCGTCACCTGCGCGTTGCGCTCCGTCGGCTGGAAGTTCGGCCCGCCCGAAGCGAAGGTGCCGTTCTGCAGGGAAACGACGTAGCCGGACAGCGTGGTGCCACTGGGGCAGGTGAAACCGGTGCCCCAGGAGATCGTCACGGTGCTGCCGGCGATCGGGTCGCCGGTGATCGTCGGCTCGTCCGTCGGCGTCGGCAGCGGCGTGCGGCCGGCGTAGACCGTGAGAGCGATCGGGGTCGTCGTCGCGACGTTCCCCTCCGGCTGCACCCGGTAGACCTTGCCGACATCGCCGTCGCTCGGGGCGGGGTCGCCCTCACCGCAGGCGATGTCGGAGAACCCGGCCTCCTTGAGCGTCGCGGTCGCCGTGCCGCAGTCCATGCCGTTGAGCCCGAGCGCGGTCACGTCGACCCGGGTCTCGTCGGGCGTGGGCTCCTGCGAGGGCGTCTGCGTCTGGGTCTGCGTGGGGGTGCGGCTCGCGGACCCGGTGGGGTCGGGGTCGGTGTCCTTGCCCTGGTTGCCGAACAGCGCCCACAGTGTGCCGGCGACGACGATGAGCAGCAGGACCAGGAGCGCGATCAGCGGCCAGGTCCACGCACTCTTCTTCTTCTTTTTCTTCTCCTGCTCGTCCGCCGCGGCCTCGTCGGTGGGCAGCTGCGCGGTGGTGGGCAGGATTCGCGTCGTGCCGTCGTCGCCGGTCGCGGTCAGCATCCGCGTGGCGTCGTCGTCCCCGGCGATGCCGCCCGTCGCGATGGCGGGCACGGCGATGGCGGCGGAGTTCAGGTCTCCGCGGCGGAGGGCCTGGGCCGCGCGGGCGACCGTGGCCGAGGAGGACGGGCGGTCCGCCGGCTTCTTCGCGATCATCGCCATGACCAGGTTCTGCACGGGGATCGGGACCGTCGGCGGCAGCGGCGGGGGCTGCTCGTTGATCTGCGCCATGGCGATCGCGACCTGCGACTCGCCGGTGAAGGGGCGCTTGCCGGCGAGGCACTCGTACGCGACGATGCCCAGCGAGTACGTGTCGGTCGCGGGGGAGGCAGGGTGACCCGATGCCTGCTCCGGCGACAGGTACTGCACCGTGCCCATGACCTGCCCGGTCGCCGTGAGCGGTACCTGGTCGGCGATGCGGGCGATACCGAAGTCGGTGATCTTCACGCGGCCGTCCGGCGTGATGAGGAGGTTCCCGGGCTTGATGTCGCGGTGCACGAGACCCGCCGCGTGCGCGGCTTGGAGGGCCGAAGCGGTCTGCGCGACGATGTCGAGCGTCTTGTCGGCACTCAGCGCGCCGTCCCGCTCGAGGATCGTCGAGAGGGCTTCACCCGGAACGAGCTCCATGACGAGGTAGGCGCTGCCGTTCTCCTCGCCGTAGTCGAACACGCTGGCGATGCCCTCGTGGTTGACGAGCGCGGCGTGACGCGCCTCCGCGCGGAACCGCTCGAGGAACCCGGGATCCCCCATGTATTCGTCCTTGAGGATCTTGATGGCGACGGTGCGTCCGATGACGTGATCCGTCGCCTCCCACACCTCGCCCATGCCGCCGATCGCAATCCGCGACTGCAGCTCGTAGCGACCACCGAACGACACACCCTGCGTCGGCCTCATCTGCCCAGCACCGCCTCTATGACCTTCTTCGCAATCGGAGCGGCGATGGTGTCCCCGCTTCCTGATTGACCCTGTCCGCCGCCGTTCTCGACGACGACCGCTACCGCGACCGCGGGGTCGTCCGCGGGGGCGAACCCCGTGAACCACAGCGTGTGCGGCCTGTTTCCGTTCTCCGCCGTTCCGGTCTTACCGGCCACGTCGACCCCGTCTATTCTTGCACCCTGCGCCGCGCCGTTTGAGACGCTGGCGACCATGGCGGAGGTCACCTCGTCCGCCACGTCCGGCTCCATGGCGCGACCGAACTCGGTGCTGTCGAACGACCGGATCACCGAGAGGTCGTTGCCGATGACGGCGTCGACCATCTGCGGGTTCATCACGACGCCGTCGTTGGCGATGCCGGCCGAGACCATGGCGATCTGCAGGGGCGTCGCGGTCACCTGTCCCTGACCGAATCCGGTGAGGGCGGTCTGCGCGTCGTCGAGTCCCTGGGGGTAGCTCGAGGGCGTCGAGGTGAGCGGGATGTCGAAGCTGCGGTTGAACCCGAACTTCTCCGCCATCTCCCTGATCGTGTCGTCGCCGAGTTCGACGGCGAGCTCGGCCATGGGGATGTTGCAGCTGAGACGGATCGCCTCGGCGATCGTGACCGTCGCACCGGAGCCGCAGGTGCCGCCCCATGCGTTGGAGACACGACTGTTCGACCCCGGCAGCGTGTACGAGGCGGGGTTGGGGAGGGTCGACTCCGGCGTCCACTCGCCACTGGCGTAGGCGGCCGCCGCCACGACGATCTTGAACGTCGAGCCCGGGGGATTGAGGTCACCGGCGATCGCGCGGTTCGACAGCGGCTTGCCGGGGTCGGCCACGAGCTGGTCGTAGGTGGCGTTGGCGGCGTTCGCGTCGTGGGTCGCCATGCTGTTGGTGTCGAAGCCGGGAGTGGACGCCAGCGCGAGGATGCGCCCGGTCTTCGGGTCCATCGCCACGACGGCGCCCTGCAGGCCGTCCAGGGCCTCGGTGGCGGCGCGCTGCGCTGCCGTGTTCAACGAGAGCTCGACGCTGAATCCGCGCTGAGGCTGGCCGGAGAGGATGCGCTCGATCTCCGCGAAGAAGGCGTTCGAGCCGGTGCCGGAGAGGTCGGCGTTCATCGCCTCCTCGATGCCGGTGGCCGAGCCCAGAGCGGGGTTGAAGTAGCCGGTGACGGGCTCCCACATCTCGGCGTCGGTGTACACGCGCTGGAATCGGTACTGGTCGTCGCTGGGGACCGAGTTGGCGATCGCGGTGCCGTCGACGATGATCGCGCCGCGCTGGATCTCGTAGCTGTCCAGCCGGGTGCGCTTGTTATGCGGGTTCTGCGACAGGCCGTCCGTCTCGACGACCTGGATCCAGCTCGTCGCGGCGAACAGCGCGATGAACATGAACAGCATAACGATGCTGAGTCTGCGGAGCTCTTTGGTCATGTCAGCCGATCACCACCCGGGGCTGACGGCGGACGCCGTCGGAGATGCGGAGGAGGAGCGCCACGATGAGCCAGTTCGCGACGAGCGACGAGCCGCCCGCGGCCAGGAACGGGGTGGTCAGGCCGGTCAGCGGGATGACCCGCGTGACACCGCCGACCATGATGAACACCTGCAGCGCGATGGTGAACGACAGGCCCGTGGCGAGCAGCTTGCCGAAGTCGTCCTGACCGGCGAGCCCGATGCGCACGCCGCGGCTGACGAACACCATGTAGAGGCAGAGGATCGCGAAGAGCCCGATGAGGCCGAGCTCCTCGCCCAGGCTCGTGATGATGTAGTCGCTGTGCGCGAGCGGCGTGATCTCCGGGCGACCCTGCCCCCAGCCGGTGCCGATGAGGCCGCCGCGGGCGAGACCGAACAGCCCCTGCATGGGCTGGTAGCCGGCGACGTCGGGGTCGACCTTGGAGGAGTCGAACAGGAAGAGCCAGTTGATGAAACGACCCTGCACGTAGCTGAGGATCTGGGACGCGACGGCGACGCCCGCGACCACGAGGCCGAGACCGATGAGCACCCAGCTCGTCTTGCCGGTGGCGACGTAGAGCATGGCCACGAACATGCCGAAGATGAGCGTTCCGGTGCCGAGGTCGCGCTGGACGACGATGATGCCGAGGGAGACGAGCCAGACGACGAGCACGGGTCCGAGCTCGCGCATGCGCGGCCAGGTGATCCCGAGCACGCGCTTGCCCACCGACGTCAGGCTCTCCCGCGTCCGCACGAGGTAGCCGGCGAAGAAGATCGCCAGGCAGATCTTGGCGAGCTCTCCGGGCTGGAAGGCGAACATGCCGCCGAGCGAGACCCACACCTGCGCGTTCGCATCGGGGATCCGCAGGCCGGGGACGAACGGCAGGAGCAGCAGGAGGATTCCGGCGAGGCCGAAGATGTAGGTGTACCGGAACAGGATCCGGTAGTTGCGCAGCAGGATGACCACCGTGATCGCTCCGGCGAGGGAGATTGCGGTCCAGGCGAGCTGTTTGGTGGAGTAGGCGTTCCACCCGGTGTTCGCGAAGGCGATGTCGATCCGGTAGATCATCGCGACGCCGAGTCCGGTGAGCAGCGTCGCGATCGGGACGACGAAGGGATCGGCGTCGGCTGCCACGAAGCGCAGCACGATGTGCAGGGCGAAGGCCAGGGCCGCCAGCCCGCCGCCGATCGCCAGGATCATCGGGTCGATGGTGCCGAGAGCGCCGAGCTGGACGAGGGTGAGGGCGGCGCCGCTGATCGCACAGGCGAAGAGGAGCAGCCAGAACTCGCGGTTGCGCTGCGTCTGCGGCATGCGCAGGCGGCGCAGAGCCTTGATGACCGTGGTGTCGGCCTGGACGTCGGTGCTCACCCCGCACCTCCCGAGGGCGTCGCGCTCGGGGAGGGGAGCGGCGTGGGCAACGGGGTCTGCTCGATGATGTTCGCCTCGGCGCCCGTGCGGAGACGGTCCACGATGGCCATGGCGTCCGAGAGCGAGCGCGCGCTGATGGTGCGCTCGACCGAGGCCCGCTGGTACGGGGGCAGGTCGGCGAGGAGGATCTCGGTGTCCTCGACCGGTGTCGACAGCGTGATCGGACCGATGTTCTGCTGCACACCCTGGAAGATCACGACGCTGTCCTCATCCGCGCCGATGAAGTAGCGCGTCTGCGTCCAGCTGTAGGCGGCGAACGCGGCGAAGCCCAGCATGGCCAGCACCACGAGCGTTCCGGCGATCCAGCCCAGCCGGCGGCGCTTGGCGCGACGGCGGTCCTCCTCGATCAGCTCCTCGAGGTACTCGGGTGCCGGCTCGAAGTGGCTCGGTTCGTTCGCAGCCTGGCGGACCGGGTGCAGCCAGTTGCTCCGCGGGGCCCGCACCGGCGGCACGTAGACACCCGACGGGTTCGACGCCGCGCCGACGATCGTGGCGGTGCCGGAATGGACGGGGTGCTGTCCGCCCACATCGACGATCACGATTGTGACGTTGTCGGGGGCCCCGCCGTCGAGGGCCTGCTTGAGGAGGTTGTCGGCCGTGCGCCCCGGCGCGAGCCCGAGCTGCATGGCCTTGAGGATGCGGGCCTCGTCCACCACTCCCGAGAGACCGTCGGAGCACAGCAGCCAGCGGTCGCCGGGCTGCGCGTGCATGACGAACATGTCGAGCTCGGGGTCGGCGTCCATGTCGCTGAGCACCCGCATGAGGACGGAGCGCCGCGGGTGGTACCTGGCCTCTTCCGGGGTGATGCGGCCGGAGTCGACGAGGCGCTGCACGAAGGTGTGGTCGGCGGTGATCTGCGTCAGCGCATCGTCGCGGTAGAGATAGATGCGGGAGTCGCCGATGTGGCCGATGACGGCGTACTCGTCGACCATGATGATGGCGCTGAGCGTGGTGCCGAGTCCGGCGAGCTCCGGGCGGTCCTTTGCCGCGCGGATGAGGTCTCCCGCGGCGGTCGTGGCCGCGGCCTGCAGGGCGGCCTGCGCGTCCTCCGTGGAGGAGTACGGCTGGTCCAGCGGCTCCATGCGCTGGATGGCGATGCTGGAGGCGACGTCGCCGCCCGCGTGTCCGCCCATGCCGTCGGCGACGACGAACAGGTTCGCCCCGGAGTACCCGGAGTCCTGGTTGTTGGAGCGGACCTTCCCGGTGTGGGAGATCGCGGCGCTCGAGCCTTCGAAGACCATGCCGGCGTCAGGCCCTCAACTCGAACGTCGTCGCGCCGACCTTGACCGGGGTGCCGAGGCTCAGGGAGACCGGACCGCCCGTCACCCGCTGGCCGGCGACGAACGTGCCGTTCGTCGAGTCGAGGTCCTGGATCGCCCAGGTGTCACCGCGGAGCAGGAGTCGGGCGTGGTGACTGGAGGTGTAGTCGTCCCGGATCACGAGGGCGGATTCGCTGGAGCGGCCGATCGTCATCGCGTCGGAGCCGAGGGGGAGCTCGAGACCCGCCTTCGGTCCGGAGGTGATCACCAGGCGCTTCGCCGTCGCCACGGTCGCGGGACCGGTCGACGGTCGCGCCGACGAGGGACGGGGCGGGGCGGCCGGGGCCGCGGCAGGAGCGGCGGCGGGTGCTCCCGCGGTCGCCTCGGCGGGGAGCTTGCGGGCGCGCACTCCGAACAGGTCGGCGCGCAGGGAGTAGACGACCCCGAACACGAAGAACCACATCAGCACGAGGAAGCCGACGCGGAGCAGGAGCAGGACCAGTTCGCTCATCCGAGGGCTCCGAACACGCGGGTCGCGTCGTCGTCCGGTCGGGACGACCGCGACGGGGTGGCGACGGGGACGATGCGGAACACGAGATCGGTGCGACCGATCGTGATCGTGGTGTCGGAGGGGAGGGCGGCTTCGCGGAGCTTCTGCCCGTCCACCTTCGTGCCGTTCGTGGACCCCATGTCGCGGAGCATGGCGCGCTCGCCGTCCCAGAGGATCTCGGCGTGACGACGGCTCGAGCCCGCGTCGGCGATGGTGATGTCGGCATCGGAGCCGCGGCCGATCACCGTGCGGGCACGGGTGAGGGTGTGCCGGCGCCCGTCGACGTCGACCACGGCCTGCCAGCTCACGCGTCCCTCGACGGTGCCCGAGGTGACGCGGACGGTGCCGGTGGCGACCTTGTCGTCCGCTTCGAGCGTGATGGACAGAGGGCCGGCGAAGCTGTACCCCTGCGACTTCGCGTGCTTCGTGAGGAGGGCGTGCAGCTCGTCCGTCAGCGCGCCGCCGAGCCCGCGCATGCGCTCCGCGTCGTCGGGGCTGAGGCGCACGACGTAGTTGTTGGGCGTGATGATGCGGTCGCGGCTCACCACGGCCGCAGTGGTATCCGCCTCGCGTCGCAGCGCCGAAGCGATCTCCACGGGCTGGATGCCGCTGCGGAAGGTCTTCGCGAACGCGCTGTTCACTGCGCGCTCGAGACCCTTCTCAAAGCTGTCAAGTAGTCCCACTGGGCTCCTCTGGCATGCCGACCGGTAGGGACATCGTAGCCAGGTGACCTGGGGGAACGCCGCCGACGCCCCTGCCGGGGTGTGCATCGCGGTCGAAAACGCGTGATATCCTCGGAAAGTTGAGTTCTTCGGAACGAGACGCTCGCGCGAGTGGCGGAATGGTAGACGCGCTGGCTTCAGGTGCCAGTGTCCTTATGGACGTGGGGGTTCAAGTCCCCCCTCGCGCACAGCGAGACATTCATGAAAGAGTCGGTCAGAGTCTGACCGGCTCTTTCTGTTTCCCCGCGAACACCCACGAACGGTCTCCCGCATGAGCCCCTGGATGCACACCGTCGGACTGATCGTCGTCCGCATCGTCTTCCCCGGGGCCCTGGCGCTGACGGCGTTGCTGCTCCTCTGGTACGGCTTCGGCATGCTGGACGAGACGCCCGGGTTCGCGTGGGTGATGATCGCGACGGGGGGAGCGGGGTTCCTTCTCTCCCTCCTCCTTCTCTGGCGACTCAACAATGCCCGCGGTCGCGAGGACTTCCGGTGGTACGTCGTGCCGGAGGACGACGCGGAGGGCGCCGTCCCGCCGGAGCCGATCTCGGCCGAGGAGAGGGAGCGCCTCACCCGTGAGCTGGACGAGGTGAACCGCCGGTGGCGGGAGGCGCTGGAGGCCGGTTTCCTCTCCGGCGGCTCGCTCGCCGCCCACGAGATCCGTGCGGAACTCGAGGAACGCGCGACGGCTCTGCGCCGTCGACTCGAGTCGCCTTCCTCTCCCGGTCAGTGACCAAAGTCCTCATCCTTTAGCGACGAAAGGTGGCCTGGAGTTCCGTCAAGCGCCGCCCTACTCTCAGCCGTATCCCAGTTCGGAGGGGTGGGTGGACTGGGCACGGAACAGGGGAGTGTTCATGCAGTTCTCTCTGCACACGAATTCCGAGCGCGAAGAGAAGAAGGACCGGAGAACGCGACGGCGGCTGCTGTCGCCGCGACGCCCGTGGGCGGTGGCGACCATGCTCGCCCTCGTGCTGGGATCCCTCGTCGCGCCCGTGCTCCCGGCGACGGCGGCCCCGGGCGACCCGGCGCAGCTGTACCTCGGCGTCTCCTACGAGGGTCCGATCGTCGGTACGGACAAGGACCTGACGGCACCGACGGAGTGCCCGGCGAACTCGGTACTCACCGGCGTCCGGACGGAGAACAGGACCGCGGAGGCACCGTCCGGAGCGAACGCCATCCTCACTCGATTCGCGCTGCAGTGTTCGACCATCACGGTGAGCAACACGGGCGTCGTGACGGGAACGGTGAACCCCACCTGGATCGATGGGCCGGTCTACGATCAGAGCCGCGGGAATGTGTCCACCGCGACGTGTCCGGCGAACACCTTCGCGCATCGCATCACCGGCACGACCTTCGTCGGCCAGGGCGTTCGATGGCCATCCTCCGTGCAGATCACGTGCCGCCCGATGACCTTCACGGCCGCGGGGGAGCTGCGGATCAACCTCGCGGCGACCCCCACCGTCCTCACCGCGGGTGAGAACTTCAACACCAACGGCGGTCTCGATACGCCGACTCCTCGCTGTGGTCCGGGGGACACGACCGGGACGAGCGACATCGTCGTGCGCGGTTACCGCGCGCAGAGCGGTGGCGAGGGCATCGACGGCTTCAACCCCTCCTGTACGACGATTCCCGACGACTTCGGCGATGCGCCGGCCAGTTACGGCTCGGTCTCCCATGAGCTGAATGCGGCGACGTATCTGGGGTGGTCGGCCGATGCCGAGACGGCGATGCAGTACAGCGCGAACGCGACGGGCGACAACGTGGTCGGCGGCACGGCCCCGAACCAGACCATCAACGACGAGACGGGGGTGGCGTCGTTCGGGCCGATCATGGCCAGCGTGACGAACACCTATTCGGTGTCGGTGTTGGCGTCGAACAAGGTGCCGGGGGTGCCGGCGACCCTGGTCGGCTGGATCGACTTCAATCGCAACGGCGTGTTCGATGCGAACGAGGGTGCCACCGCGACGGTCCCGGCGGGCACGGCGGACGGCTCGTCGGTGACGCTGAACTGGTCCGGCATCGCCTCGCAGACGGTGGGCGGGCAGACGTTCGCCCGATTCCGCATCCAGAGCGGGACAGGGTTGACCGCGGCGACCCCGACGGGGACGGGCGGTCCGGGTGAGGTGGAGGACTACGCCGTCACGATCACGGCTCCGGCGCCCTCTCTGGCGTTGACGAAGACGGTCACGCCGACCACCGCCAGCGCGGCGGGGGACACGGTGACCTATTCGTTCGCGGTCTCGAACACCGGCAACGTCGCCGTCTCGGGGCTCGGCATCCGCGAGTCCGCGTTCAGCGGCACGGGGACGCTCGGGGCGGTGAACTGTGCGGCGACGACGCTCGCCGTGGGGCAGAACACGACCTGTACGGCGGCGTACACGTTGACGCAGGCGGACATCGACGCGGGGACGGTGACGAACACCGCGCTCGCGACCGGAACCTCCGAGGCCAACACCGGCGTGGAGAGCAACCCGAGCACCGCGACGGTCACCACGACCCGCACCCCGGCGCTCACGGTCGTGAAGTCGGCGACCCCGTCCGGACCGGACGACTTCACGGTCGGACAGGTGATCGACTACTCGTTCATCGTCACCAACACGGGCAACGTGACCGTCTCGAGCATCGCGGTGAACGAGACGGCGTTCACGGGTTCCGGCTCCCTGTCGACGATCGAGTGCCCGGTCGCCCCCTCGCCCCGGGTGCGCAGACGACTTGTCGTGCGAGCTACACCCTGACGCAGACGGACGTGGACGGGGGATCGGTCAGCAACACGGCGACCGCCACCGGTGTGCCGCCCGGGTCGCTGACGCCTCCGGTGTCTCCGCCCTCGACCGTGCGCGTGCCGGTGGACCCGGCTCCGGCGATCTCGCTGGAGAAGAGCTCCGAGACGACCGCGATCACCGGCGCCGGGCAGACGATCGACTACTCCTTCCTCGTCACCAACACCGGGAACGTCACCCTGACGAACGTCGGCATCGACGAGGAGTCCTTCTCCGGCACCGGAGCCCTCGACGTGACCTGCCCCGCCGGCGCCGCCTCCCTCGTGCCGGGGGCCGAGGTCACCTGCACCGCGAGCTACACCGTGACGGCCGCGGACTACAACACCTCGGCGCTCACGAACACGGCCACCGCGACGGGCACGCCGCCGACCGGTACGGCACCGGTGTCCTCGCCGTCCACGGTCGAGATCCCCGTCACCTCCGCCCCGGCGCTCACGGTGGCGAAGACGGCGGACCGCACGGAGATCACCGCGGCCGGACAGACGATCACCTACTCGTTCCTCATCACGAACACGGGGAACGTGACGATCGCCGACGTCGGCGTGACGGAGACGTCGTTCACCGGAACGGGAACCGCCCCCGTCGTCACCTGCCCCGCGGCCGCCGCCTCCCTGGCCCCGGGCGCGCAGGTGACGTGCACCGCACCCTACGTGGTGACCCAGGCCGACATCGACGCGGGCGGGGTGACCAACACCGCGACCGTGACCGGGGAGCCGCCCACGGGCGAACCACCGGTGTCACCGCCCTCGACCGTGGTGGTCCCCGCGGACGAGACGCCCGCGATCACCCTCGTCAAGACGGCCGATCCGACGTCGATCACCGCCGCCGGGGCGACCGTCGACTACGCCTTCCTCGTGACGAACACGGGCAACGTGACCCTCACCGACATCACCGTGACCGAGACCGCGTTCTCCGGCACGGGCACGGCGCCGGAGATCACCTGCCCGGCCGCCGCGGCGACACTCGCTCCGGGCGCCCAGGTGACCTGCACCGCGTCCTATGAGGCGACGCAGGCGGATGTCGACGCGGGTCAGGTGACCAACACCGCCACCGCGACGGGCACGCCGCCGCGCGACCTCGAGCCGCCGGTGTCCGCACCCTCCACGGCGATCGTCACGGTGCCCGGCGCGCC includes:
- a CDS encoding FHA domain-containing protein FhaB/FipA, with protein sequence MSELVLLLLRVGFLVLMWFFVFGVVYSLRADLFGVRARKLPAEATAGAPAAAPAAAPAAPPRPSSARPSTGPATVATAKRLVITSGPKAGLELPLGSDAMTIGRSSESALVIRDDYTSSHHARLLLRGDTWAIQDLDSTNGTFVAGQRVTGGPVSLSLGTPVKVGATTFELRA
- a CDS encoding PP2C family protein-serine/threonine phosphatase is translated as MVFEGSSAAISHTGKVRSNNQDSGYSGANLFVVADGMGGHAGGDVASSIAIQRMEPLDQPYSSTEDAQAALQAAATTAAGDLIRAAKDRPELAGLGTTLSAIIMVDEYAVIGHIGDSRIYLYRDDALTQITADHTFVQRLVDSGRITPEEARYHPRRSVLMRVLSDMDADPELDMFVMHAQPGDRWLLCSDGLSGVVDEARILKAMQLGLAPGRTADNLLKQALDGGAPDNVTIVIVDVGGQHPVHSGTATIVGAASNPSGVYVPPVRAPRSNWLHPVRQAANEPSHFEPAPEYLEELIEEDRRRAKRRRLGWIAGTLVVLAMLGFAAFAAYSWTQTRYFIGADEDSVVIFQGVQQNIGPITLSTPVEDTEILLADLPPYQRASVERTISARSLSDAMAIVDRLRTGAEANIIEQTPLPTPLPSPSATPSGGAG
- a CDS encoding DUF7507 domain-containing protein; the protein is MQFSLHTNSEREEKKDRRTRRRLLSPRRPWAVATMLALVLGSLVAPVLPATAAPGDPAQLYLGVSYEGPIVGTDKDLTAPTECPANSVLTGVRTENRTAEAPSGANAILTRFALQCSTITVSNTGVVTGTVNPTWIDGPVYDQSRGNVSTATCPANTFAHRITGTTFVGQGVRWPSSVQITCRPMTFTAAGELRINLAATPTVLTAGENFNTNGGLDTPTPRCGPGDTTGTSDIVVRGYRAQSGGEGIDGFNPSCTTIPDDFGDAPASYGSVSHELNAATYLGWSADAETAMQYSANATGDNVVGGTAPNQTINDETGVASFGPIMASVTNTYSVSVLASNKVPGVPATLVGWIDFNRNGVFDANEGATATVPAGTADGSSVTLNWSGIASQTVGGQTFARFRIQSGTGLTAATPTGTGGPGEVEDYAVTITAPAPSLALTKTVTPTTASAAGDTVTYSFAVSNTGNVAVSGLGIRESAFSGTGTLGAVNCAATTLAVGQNTTCTAAYTLTQADIDAGTVTNTALATGTSEANTGVESNPSTATVTTTRTPALTVVKSATPSGPDDFTVGQVIDYSFIVTNTGNVTVSSIAVNETAFTGSGSLSTIECPVAPSPRVRRRLVVRATP
- a CDS encoding FhaA domain-containing protein, translating into MGLLDSFEKGLERAVNSAFAKTFRSGIQPVEIASALRREADTTAAVVSRDRIITPNNYVVRLSPDDAERMRGLGGALTDELHALLTKHAKSQGYSFAGPLSITLEADDKVATGTVRVTSGTVEGRVSWQAVVDVDGRRHTLTRARTVIGRGSDADITIADAGSSRRHAEILWDGERAMLRDMGSTNGTKVDGQKLREAALPSDTTITIGRTDLVFRIVPVATPSRSSRPDDDATRVFGALG